One segment of Mycolicibacterium neworleansense DNA contains the following:
- a CDS encoding phosphatidylethanolamine N-methyltransferase family domain-containing protein, producing MHWYTGDTVYDTVLTAAFAFAAFVIVGGFFAQSSYGRFSSTKLGLNLNPKLGWWLMEIPATVVFLISYLAGPSRFEPTSLVLAGIWMLHYANRGWFFPLAIRQVPGKRGTFNISVIVMGMLVTSMHGYLNGTLFSHDFFGQYGTAWLTDPRFLVGLVIYLCGFALLVNSESIVRNLRDKNNPGGDEYRIPFGGGFRFVTSPAYLGEIIAWSGFALLTWALPGVAILLITAGNLIPRALGTHGWYHDKFPEYPTDRKALIPYVL from the coding sequence ATGCATTGGTACACCGGCGACACGGTCTACGACACCGTGCTGACCGCAGCCTTCGCGTTCGCCGCATTCGTGATCGTCGGCGGTTTCTTCGCGCAGAGTTCCTACGGGCGCTTCTCGTCGACGAAGCTCGGCTTGAACCTCAACCCGAAGCTCGGCTGGTGGCTGATGGAGATCCCCGCGACCGTGGTGTTCTTGATCAGCTACCTGGCCGGGCCGAGTCGATTCGAGCCGACGTCCCTGGTGCTCGCCGGAATCTGGATGCTGCACTACGCCAACCGCGGTTGGTTCTTCCCGCTGGCGATCCGGCAGGTACCCGGCAAGCGCGGCACGTTCAACATCTCGGTGATCGTGATGGGCATGCTCGTCACCTCCATGCACGGGTACCTCAACGGAACCCTGTTCAGCCACGACTTCTTCGGGCAGTACGGCACCGCGTGGTTGACCGATCCGCGATTCCTGGTGGGGCTGGTGATCTACCTGTGCGGGTTCGCGCTGCTGGTCAATTCCGAATCGATCGTGCGCAACCTGCGGGACAAGAACAATCCCGGCGGGGACGAGTACCGCATCCCGTTCGGGGGCGGCTTCCGTTTCGTCACCAGCCCGGCCTACCTCGGTGAGATCATCGCCTGGTCCGGGTTCGCGCTGCTGACGTGGGCCCTGCCCGGCGTCGCGATCCTGCTGATCACCGCAGGCAACCTCATTCCCCGCGCGCTGGGAACCCACGGCTGGTACCACGACAAGTTCCCCGAGTACCCCACCGACCGCAAGGCACTGATCCCGTATGTGTTGTGA
- the sdhC gene encoding succinate dehydrogenase, cytochrome b556 subunit translates to MSTQTEVPAPQPRKARRRTLYRGDPGMWSWVLHRITGATIFFFLFVHVLDTALVRVSPQAYNEVIETYKTPIVGLMEMGLVAAVLFHALNGIRVILIDFWQQGPRYQRQMLAVAVGIFAVVLIAALGVLGMHMTERFL, encoded by the coding sequence ATGAGTACTCAGACGGAGGTACCGGCTCCGCAACCCAGGAAAGCACGACGGCGCACCCTTTATCGCGGTGATCCGGGAATGTGGTCCTGGGTGCTGCACCGTATTACCGGTGCCACGATCTTCTTCTTCCTGTTCGTACACGTCCTTGATACCGCGCTGGTCCGGGTGAGCCCGCAGGCCTACAACGAGGTCATCGAGACGTACAAGACCCCCATCGTCGGATTGATGGAGATGGGCTTGGTCGCCGCAGTGCTCTTCCACGCACTGAACGGCATCCGCGTCATCCTCATCGACTTCTGGCAGCAGGGTCCCCGCTACCAGCGGCAAATGCTCGCGGTCGCCGTCGGCATCTTTGCCGTGGTCCTCATCGCAGCACTAGGAGTTCTCGGTATGCACATGACGGAGCGGTTCCTGTGA
- a CDS encoding succinate dehydrogenase iron-sulfur subunit, with product MSAPVIDKPEAGDPELPPVPEGAVMVTLKIARFNPENPDAAGWQSFRVPCLPSDRLLNLLLYVKGYLDGTLTFRRSCAHGVCGSDAMRINGVNRLACKVLMRDLLPKNPKKQLTITIEPIRGLPVEKDLVVDMEPFFDAYRAVKPYLITSGNPPTKERIQSATDRARYDDTTKCILCACCTTSCPVYWSEGSYFGPAAIVNAHRFIFDSRDEAAAERLDILNEVDGVWRCRTTFNCTEACPRGIQVTQAIQEVKRALMFAR from the coding sequence ATGAGCGCACCTGTCATCGACAAGCCCGAAGCCGGCGACCCGGAGCTGCCCCCTGTCCCCGAGGGCGCGGTCATGGTCACCCTCAAGATCGCCCGGTTCAACCCGGAGAACCCCGATGCGGCGGGTTGGCAGAGCTTCCGAGTTCCCTGCCTGCCCTCGGACCGGCTGCTCAACCTGCTGCTCTACGTCAAGGGCTACCTGGACGGCACGCTGACCTTCCGGCGCTCCTGCGCCCACGGCGTGTGCGGCTCGGATGCCATGCGGATCAACGGTGTGAACCGGCTGGCGTGCAAGGTGCTCATGCGTGACCTGCTGCCGAAGAACCCCAAGAAGCAGCTCACCATCACCATCGAGCCGATCCGCGGCCTGCCCGTGGAGAAGGACCTCGTGGTGGACATGGAGCCCTTCTTCGACGCCTACCGCGCCGTGAAGCCGTACCTGATCACCAGCGGCAACCCGCCCACCAAGGAGCGCATCCAGAGCGCCACCGACCGGGCCCGCTACGACGACACCACCAAGTGCATCCTCTGTGCGTGCTGCACCACGAGCTGCCCGGTGTACTGGAGCGAGGGGTCGTACTTCGGCCCGGCCGCGATCGTCAACGCACACCGGTTCATCTTCGATTCGCGTGACGAGGCGGCCGCCGAGCGGCTGGACATCCTCAACGAGGTCGACGGTGTGTGGCGCTGCCGCACCACGTTCAACTGCACCGAGGCCTGCCCGCGTGGCATCCAGGTGACCCAGGCGATCCAGGAGGTCAAGCGCGCTCTGATGTTCGCGCGCTAG
- a CDS encoding cytidine deaminase — MTIDIDWNLLRSKAIEVSFRAYAPYSGFSVGAAALVDDGRIVTGCNVENVSYGLGLCAECAVACALHSGGGGRLVALSCVGPDGGLLMPCGRCRQVLLEHGGPDLLIAHPGGPRPLRQLLPDAFGPEDLERR, encoded by the coding sequence ATGACGATCGACATCGACTGGAATCTGTTGCGCAGCAAGGCAATCGAAGTTTCGTTTCGCGCCTACGCGCCCTATTCGGGCTTTTCGGTGGGTGCCGCGGCTCTCGTCGACGACGGCCGGATCGTGACCGGATGCAATGTGGAGAATGTCTCATATGGCCTAGGTCTCTGTGCCGAGTGCGCTGTGGCCTGTGCCCTGCATTCGGGGGGCGGCGGACGGCTCGTCGCACTGTCGTGTGTGGGCCCTGACGGAGGCCTGCTGATGCCGTGCGGGCGGTGTCGTCAGGTGTTGCTCGAACACGGCGGCCCCGACCTGTTGATCGCCCATCCTGGCGGGCCGCGGCCGCTCCGGCAGCTGCTGCCCGACGCCTTCGGGCCGGAAGATCTGGAGCGCAGGTAA
- a CDS encoding cupin domain-containing protein translates to MKLLQVDATTVEMPQPQPKPTSVTGQVESSISVWADAVTDTGVWECDPGEFTADRSGATEVCHIISGSGRVVGEDGVSADIGPGTLLVLPRGWRGTWFVTETIRKTYVMVGA, encoded by the coding sequence GTGAAGCTGCTTCAGGTTGACGCGACCACGGTCGAAATGCCGCAACCGCAACCGAAACCGACGAGTGTCACCGGCCAGGTGGAGTCATCCATCTCGGTTTGGGCCGATGCGGTGACCGACACCGGGGTATGGGAATGCGATCCGGGAGAGTTCACCGCCGACCGGTCGGGCGCGACGGAGGTGTGCCACATCATCTCCGGCTCCGGACGGGTGGTCGGCGAAGACGGCGTCAGCGCCGACATCGGACCCGGCACGCTGCTGGTGCTGCCCCGCGGCTGGCGGGGAACGTGGTTCGTCACGGAGACGATCCGCAAGACCTACGTGATGGTGGGTGCCTGA
- a CDS encoding NAD(P)/FAD-dependent oxidoreductase encodes MSPDGRTNSGLANDFVNGSVSFWYRAAGFPESRPPLPGSLEADVCIVGAGLTGLWAAYYLKREQPDLRIVMLEKEFAGFGASGRNGGWLSAELAGSRDAYASTHGHNGVVELMRAMRGAVDEVIGIAKSEGIDADIVKDGVLHVARNQAQMGRLRESLEFERSWGATEDDFVVLTGDESNARIRVDGAMGALFTPHCARVQPAKLVGGLARVVEGMGVAIYEQTEVTDIKPGRAITARGDVRAPVVLRCLEGFTATMPGQRRAWLPMNSSMVVTEPLPDSVLEQVGWKGAELLGDYAHGYMYAQRTADNRIALGGRGIPYRFGSALDHRGATQQWTIEALGALVQDMFPATRDVPIEHAWCGVLGVPRDWTATVDFNRASGLGTAGGYVGSGLTTTNLAGHTLADLVLGRDTALTRLPWVGRRVRKWEPEPFRWLGVQAMYALYRTADRRESTRGLAVTSGLARVANKITGR; translated from the coding sequence ATGTCCCCCGACGGTCGCACGAACAGCGGTCTCGCCAATGACTTCGTGAACGGCAGCGTGTCGTTCTGGTATCGCGCGGCGGGTTTCCCGGAATCGAGACCGCCGCTGCCAGGCTCCCTCGAAGCCGACGTATGCATCGTCGGTGCCGGGCTGACCGGTTTGTGGGCAGCGTATTACCTCAAGCGGGAACAGCCGGATCTTCGAATCGTAATGTTGGAGAAGGAGTTCGCCGGGTTCGGAGCGTCCGGACGCAACGGCGGATGGCTGTCTGCCGAACTTGCCGGGTCCCGCGACGCCTATGCCTCCACACACGGCCACAATGGCGTCGTCGAGCTCATGCGGGCCATGCGCGGTGCCGTCGACGAGGTCATCGGCATCGCGAAATCCGAAGGCATCGATGCCGACATCGTCAAGGACGGCGTGCTGCATGTGGCGCGTAACCAGGCGCAGATGGGCCGGCTCCGTGAATCCCTCGAATTCGAGCGAAGCTGGGGAGCCACCGAAGACGACTTCGTCGTTCTCACCGGTGACGAATCCAACGCCCGTATCCGGGTCGACGGCGCGATGGGGGCCCTGTTCACCCCGCACTGCGCACGCGTGCAGCCGGCCAAACTGGTCGGTGGCCTGGCCCGCGTGGTCGAGGGGATGGGCGTGGCGATCTACGAGCAGACCGAGGTGACCGACATCAAGCCGGGCCGGGCGATCACCGCCCGCGGCGACGTGCGGGCACCCGTCGTGCTGCGCTGCCTCGAGGGCTTCACCGCGACCATGCCGGGACAGCGCCGGGCGTGGTTGCCGATGAACTCCTCGATGGTGGTGACCGAGCCGCTGCCCGACTCGGTGCTGGAGCAGGTCGGCTGGAAGGGTGCCGAACTGCTCGGCGACTACGCGCATGGCTACATGTACGCCCAGCGGACCGCCGACAACCGAATCGCACTGGGCGGCCGCGGTATTCCCTATCGCTTCGGCTCGGCACTCGATCACCGCGGGGCCACCCAGCAGTGGACGATCGAGGCCCTTGGTGCGCTGGTCCAAGACATGTTCCCGGCCACCCGCGATGTCCCGATCGAACACGCCTGGTGTGGCGTGCTCGGGGTACCGCGCGACTGGACGGCGACCGTGGACTTCAACCGCGCCAGCGGTCTGGGCACTGCGGGCGGTTATGTCGGCAGCGGCCTGACCACCACCAATCTGGCCGGGCACACCCTGGCTGATCTGGTGCTCGGGCGTGATACCGCACTCACCCGGCTGCCGTGGGTGGGGCGCCGGGTCCGCAAGTGGGAGCCGGAGCCATTTCGGTGGCTCGGGGTACAGGCGATGTATGCGCTCTACCGGACCGCCGACCGGCGGGAGTCCACCCGCGGCCTGGCCGTCACCAGCGGGCTGGCGCGGGTGGCCAACAAGATCACGGGGCGCTGA
- the sdhA gene encoding succinate dehydrogenase flavoprotein subunit, whose translation MIQEHRYDVVIVGAGGAGMRAAVEAGPRVRTAVLTKLYPTRSHTGAAQGGMCAALANVEEDNWEWHTFDTVKGGDYLADQDAVEIMAKEAIDAVLDLEKMGMPFNRTPEGRIDQRRFGGHTRDHGKAPVRRACYAADRTGHMILQTLYQNCVKHDVEFFNEFYALDIALTETPAGPVATGVIAYELATGDIHIFHAKAIVFATGGSGRMYKTTSNAHTLTGDGLGIIFRKGLPLEDMEFHQFHPTGLAGLGILISEAVRGEGGRLLNGEGERFMERYAPTIVDLAPRDIVARSMVLEVLEGRGAGPNKDYVYIDVRHLGEDVLEAKLPDITEFARTYLGVDPVKELVPVYPTCHYVMGGIPTTVHGQVLRDNTNVIPGLYAAGECACVSVHGANRLGTNSLLDINVFGRRAGIAAAEYAANHNHVDLPENPADMVVGWVGDILSEHGNERVADIRTALQQSMDNNAAVFRTEETLKQALTDIHALKERYARITVHDKGKRYNSDLLEAIELGFLLELAEVTVVGALNRKESRGGHAREDYPDRDDTNYMRHTMAYKEGPGLLADIRLDYKPVVQTRYEPMERKY comes from the coding sequence ATGATTCAGGAACATCGCTACGACGTCGTCATCGTCGGCGCCGGCGGCGCCGGCATGCGCGCAGCCGTCGAGGCCGGACCCCGGGTCCGCACCGCCGTGCTGACCAAGCTGTACCCGACGCGTTCGCACACCGGCGCGGCCCAGGGCGGCATGTGCGCCGCGCTGGCCAACGTCGAAGAGGACAACTGGGAGTGGCACACCTTCGACACCGTCAAGGGTGGTGACTACCTCGCTGACCAGGACGCCGTCGAGATCATGGCCAAGGAGGCCATCGACGCGGTGCTGGACCTCGAGAAGATGGGCATGCCGTTCAACCGGACGCCCGAGGGCCGCATCGACCAGCGCCGATTCGGCGGACACACCCGCGACCACGGCAAGGCCCCGGTGCGCCGGGCCTGTTACGCCGCCGACCGCACCGGCCACATGATCCTGCAGACGCTGTACCAAAACTGCGTCAAGCACGACGTGGAGTTCTTCAACGAGTTCTACGCACTGGACATCGCGCTGACCGAGACCCCCGCCGGCCCGGTGGCCACCGGTGTCATCGCGTACGAGCTCGCAACTGGAGATATTCATATCTTCCACGCCAAGGCGATCGTCTTCGCCACCGGCGGTTCGGGCCGGATGTACAAGACCACCTCCAACGCCCACACCCTGACCGGTGACGGCCTGGGCATCATCTTCCGTAAGGGACTTCCCTTGGAAGACATGGAGTTCCACCAGTTCCACCCGACAGGCCTGGCCGGCCTGGGCATCCTGATCTCCGAAGCTGTGCGCGGCGAGGGCGGTCGTCTGCTCAACGGCGAGGGCGAGCGGTTCATGGAGCGCTACGCGCCGACGATCGTCGACCTCGCGCCGCGTGACATCGTCGCCCGCTCGATGGTGCTGGAGGTGCTAGAAGGCCGCGGCGCCGGGCCGAACAAGGACTACGTCTACATCGACGTGCGTCACCTCGGCGAGGACGTGCTGGAGGCCAAGCTTCCCGACATCACCGAGTTCGCCCGCACCTACCTGGGTGTGGACCCGGTCAAGGAACTGGTGCCGGTCTACCCGACCTGCCACTACGTCATGGGCGGCATCCCCACCACGGTCCACGGCCAGGTGCTGCGCGACAACACCAACGTCATCCCCGGCCTGTACGCCGCCGGTGAATGTGCGTGTGTGTCGGTGCACGGCGCCAACCGCCTGGGCACCAACTCGCTGCTGGACATCAACGTGTTCGGCCGTCGCGCCGGTATCGCCGCCGCCGAGTACGCCGCCAACCACAACCACGTCGACCTGCCGGAGAACCCGGCAGACATGGTGGTCGGCTGGGTCGGTGACATCCTGTCCGAGCACGGCAACGAGCGCGTCGCCGACATCCGCACTGCCCTGCAGCAGTCGATGGACAACAACGCCGCGGTGTTCCGCACCGAGGAGACGCTCAAGCAGGCGTTGACCGACATCCACGCGCTCAAGGAACGCTACGCGCGAATCACCGTGCACGACAAGGGCAAGCGCTACAACAGCGACCTGCTCGAGGCCATCGAGCTGGGCTTCCTGCTGGAGCTGGCCGAGGTGACCGTGGTCGGTGCGCTCAACCGCAAGGAGTCCCGAGGCGGGCACGCGCGTGAGGATTACCCCGACCGCGACGACACCAACTACATGCGCCACACCATGGCGTACAAGGAAGGCCCCGGGCTGCTGGCCGACATCCGGCTGGACTACAAGCCCGTGGTCCAGACCCGCTACGAGCCGATGGAGCGTAAGTACTGA
- a CDS encoding PPOX class F420-dependent oxidoreductase, which translates to MPNEPGTLAQTFSRMMFRGMDKMRHREAFDIGPATGSDFTGFENYRQIVLVTFKKSGEAVPSPINHGVADGKLYVRTDASTGKVKRIRNDPNVLVVASNLRGKPSGPVVAGVARILPETEHAHADAVIAANWSAPMKLFERGLDYGSQTMGVPMAFIEITPAEA; encoded by the coding sequence ATGCCGAACGAGCCCGGAACCCTGGCCCAGACGTTCAGCCGAATGATGTTCCGCGGCATGGACAAGATGCGGCACCGTGAGGCCTTCGACATCGGGCCGGCGACCGGCTCGGACTTCACCGGGTTCGAGAACTACCGCCAGATCGTGTTGGTGACCTTCAAGAAATCGGGCGAGGCGGTGCCCAGCCCGATCAACCACGGGGTGGCAGACGGCAAGCTCTATGTGCGCACCGACGCGTCGACCGGCAAGGTCAAGCGAATCCGCAACGACCCGAATGTCCTTGTGGTGGCGAGCAATCTGCGCGGCAAGCCCAGCGGACCGGTGGTGGCCGGCGTGGCGCGCATCCTGCCCGAGACCGAACACGCACACGCCGACGCGGTGATCGCCGCCAACTGGAGCGCACCCATGAAGCTGTTCGAGCGCGGCCTCGACTACGGCAGCCAGACCATGGGCGTGCCAATGGCTTTCATCGAGATCACGCCTGCGGAGGCATGA
- a CDS encoding sigma-70 family RNA polymerase sigma factor — protein MTASARVGEFEELRPHLLAVAYRLTGTFADAEDLVQEAWIRWDANRTQIADLRAWLTTVVSRLGLDRLRSAAHRREAYYGEWLPEPVVTGFDTNDPLNAVVAGEDARFAAMVVLERLTPDQRVAFVLHDGFGLPFGEIADVLGVSDASARQLASRARRAVADNPPPSSPDDLHNQVAGELMAALASGELDAVVRLLHPDVTFTGDSNRRAPTAARVIHGPDKVARFILGLSKKYGPNWLAGSQFALVNGQLGVYTTGAPAADGYPELMPRVTIFTVRDGLVCAVWDIANPDKFTGSPLRGAQ, from the coding sequence ATGACCGCGAGCGCTCGGGTCGGCGAGTTCGAGGAGCTACGGCCACACCTGCTGGCCGTGGCTTACCGGCTCACCGGGACCTTCGCCGACGCTGAGGACCTCGTCCAGGAGGCGTGGATCCGATGGGATGCCAACCGCACCCAGATCGCTGACCTGCGCGCCTGGCTGACCACCGTGGTGAGCCGGTTGGGTCTGGACCGGCTGCGCTCTGCCGCACATCGGCGCGAGGCCTACTACGGGGAATGGCTGCCCGAGCCCGTCGTGACCGGGTTCGACACGAACGACCCCCTCAACGCGGTGGTGGCCGGGGAAGATGCCCGGTTCGCCGCGATGGTGGTGCTGGAGCGGCTCACCCCCGACCAGCGAGTGGCCTTCGTGTTGCACGACGGTTTCGGCCTGCCCTTTGGCGAGATCGCCGATGTGCTCGGGGTCAGCGACGCATCGGCCCGTCAACTGGCCTCGCGGGCCCGCCGCGCGGTCGCCGACAACCCACCGCCGTCGTCGCCCGACGATTTGCACAACCAGGTCGCGGGCGAGCTGATGGCCGCCCTGGCCTCGGGGGAGCTCGACGCCGTCGTCCGGTTGCTGCATCCCGACGTCACGTTCACCGGCGATTCGAACCGGCGCGCCCCGACCGCCGCTCGCGTCATCCACGGACCGGACAAGGTGGCCCGGTTCATTCTCGGCCTCTCCAAGAAGTACGGCCCGAATTGGCTGGCAGGCAGTCAGTTTGCACTCGTCAACGGCCAGTTGGGTGTCTACACGACAGGCGCGCCCGCCGCTGACGGTTACCCCGAGCTGATGCCTCGGGTCACCATCTTCACCGTCCGCGACGGGTTGGTCTGTGCGGTTTGGGACATCGCCAACCCCGACAAGTTCACCGGATCTCCGCTGAGAGGTGCCCAGTGA
- a CDS encoding thymidine phosphorylase, which yields MPHLDAPTVIRTKRDGGVLPDAAIDWVIDGYTHGRVADEQMSALLMAIFLKGMTPAEVARWTAAMVASGERFDFTDLRRDGRPLALVDKHSTGGVGDKITIPLLPVVMACGASVPQAAGRGLGHTGGTLDKLESIPGFTAELSKNQIRQQLRDIGAAVFAAGELAPADRKIYALRDVTATTESLPLIASSVMSKKLAEGARSLVLDVKVGRGAFLKTEDESRQLAATMVGLGNANAVPTRALLTDMNCPLGRAVGNSVEVTESLEVLAGGGPSDVVALTLALATDMLDAAGIDGTDPADTLRDGTAMDCFRALVAAQGGDLSCPLPLGAASETVTAPHGGIMGDLDAMGVALAAWRLGAGRAQPGEPVQFGAGVRIHRRPGEPVAAGDALFTLYTDTAERLPGALAELDGAWTVGDTAPTQRPLIVDRIV from the coding sequence ATGCCGCATCTCGACGCGCCGACCGTCATCCGGACCAAACGTGACGGCGGTGTGCTGCCCGACGCCGCGATCGATTGGGTGATCGACGGCTACACCCACGGACGGGTCGCCGACGAGCAGATGTCGGCCTTGCTGATGGCGATATTTCTCAAGGGCATGACACCGGCCGAGGTGGCTCGGTGGACAGCGGCCATGGTGGCCTCCGGGGAGCGGTTCGACTTCACCGACCTGCGCCGGGACGGGCGGCCATTGGCCCTGGTGGACAAACACTCCACCGGTGGGGTGGGGGACAAGATCACCATTCCGCTGCTGCCGGTCGTGATGGCATGCGGGGCAAGCGTTCCGCAGGCGGCCGGGCGCGGTCTCGGGCATACCGGCGGGACGCTCGACAAACTCGAGTCGATCCCCGGATTCACCGCGGAGCTGTCGAAAAACCAGATCCGGCAACAACTCCGGGATATCGGCGCGGCGGTCTTCGCCGCGGGAGAGCTGGCGCCGGCCGACCGCAAGATCTACGCGCTGCGTGACGTCACCGCCACCACCGAATCGCTACCGCTGATCGCGAGCTCGGTGATGAGCAAGAAATTGGCCGAGGGGGCGCGGTCACTGGTCCTCGACGTGAAGGTGGGCCGCGGCGCCTTCCTCAAGACCGAGGACGAGTCACGCCAACTGGCGGCCACGATGGTCGGCCTCGGCAATGCCAATGCGGTACCGACCCGGGCCCTGCTCACCGACATGAACTGCCCGCTGGGGCGGGCCGTGGGCAATTCCGTTGAGGTCACCGAGTCGCTGGAGGTGCTGGCCGGCGGTGGGCCGTCTGATGTCGTCGCCCTGACGCTGGCGCTGGCGACGGACATGCTCGACGCGGCAGGCATCGACGGAACCGACCCCGCCGACACCCTGCGGGACGGCACCGCGATGGATTGCTTCCGTGCGCTCGTGGCGGCCCAGGGCGGGGACCTGAGCTGCCCACTGCCCCTCGGGGCGGCCAGCGAGACCGTGACGGCCCCGCACGGCGGCATCATGGGCGACCTCGACGCCATGGGGGTGGCGCTGGCGGCCTGGCGGTTGGGTGCCGGCCGGGCCCAGCCGGGTGAGCCGGTGCAGTTCGGTGCGGGCGTGCGGATCCACCGCAGGCCGGGAGAGCCGGTGGCCGCGGGCGACGCGCTGTTCACGCTGTACACCGACACCGCCGAGAGGCTGCCGGGGGCGCTGGCCGAGCTGGACGGTGCGTGGACTGTCGGAGACACGGCGCCCACGCAGCGGCCGTTGATCGTCGATCGGATCGTCTGA
- a CDS encoding succinate dehydrogenase hydrophobic membrane anchor subunit — protein sequence MEREHDRPAALDHPRAPRRPRGIPYFEKYAWLFMRFSGLALVFLALGHLFIMLMWQDGVYRIDFNYVAQRWASPFWQIWDMALLWLAMIHGANGLRTIIGDYARKNVTKFYLNSLLLLATGFTLVLGTYVLVTFDPNIGG from the coding sequence ATGGAACGTGAGCACGACCGGCCGGCCGCGCTGGACCACCCCCGCGCGCCCCGCCGCCCCCGCGGCATCCCGTACTTCGAGAAGTACGCCTGGCTGTTCATGCGGTTCTCCGGGCTGGCACTGGTGTTCCTGGCGCTCGGCCACCTGTTCATCATGCTGATGTGGCAGGACGGCGTGTACCGCATCGACTTCAACTACGTCGCACAACGCTGGGCCTCGCCGTTCTGGCAGATCTGGGACATGGCCCTGCTGTGGCTCGCGATGATCCACGGGGCCAACGGCCTGCGCACCATCATCGGCGACTACGCCCGTAAGAACGTCACGAAGTTCTACCTGAATTCGCTACTTCTGCTGGCGACAGGGTTCACGTTGGTTCTGGGCACCTACGTCCTGGTCACCTTCGACCCGAATATTGGGGGCTAA
- a CDS encoding ABC transporter ATP-binding protein, giving the protein MSTDNTPHGASITLRRLTKTYGSEKAVDAIDLDARPGEFLTLLGPSGSGKTTTLNMIAGFADVTSGELLIDGRPVADLPPYRRNIGMVFQHYALFPHMTVIDNVEYPLRQRKMPKPQRREKVAAALRTVGLDGYGKRMPKELSGGQQQRVAFARAMVYEPRVLLMDEPLGALDKKLRDSLQLEIKRIHGELGTTFVYVTHDQDEALVLSDRIAVFNKARIEQIGSPTDLYEHPKSIFVARFLGESSLLYGKLEDGRAVNAYGRRIEAGRGDAARGDAVAVVVRPERLRIVIGDAEPDAVNAVPGTVVQEIYLGNSRKVEVSLPDGTIALVRESAGNITSAHAGQQVWLTFDPDVATILPADT; this is encoded by the coding sequence GTGTCCACTGACAACACTCCGCACGGTGCGTCGATCACCTTGCGGCGCTTGACCAAAACCTACGGCTCGGAGAAGGCCGTCGACGCCATCGACCTCGATGCCCGCCCGGGTGAGTTTCTCACCCTGCTCGGGCCGAGCGGATCGGGCAAGACGACCACGCTCAACATGATCGCCGGCTTCGCCGATGTCACCTCGGGCGAGCTGCTGATCGACGGCCGGCCGGTTGCCGATCTGCCGCCGTACCGCCGCAACATCGGCATGGTGTTCCAGCACTACGCGCTGTTCCCGCACATGACGGTGATCGACAATGTGGAATACCCACTGCGCCAGCGCAAGATGCCCAAGCCGCAACGGCGCGAGAAGGTGGCTGCCGCGTTGCGCACGGTCGGGCTCGACGGCTACGGCAAGCGGATGCCCAAGGAACTGTCCGGTGGTCAGCAGCAGCGGGTCGCCTTCGCCCGTGCCATGGTGTACGAGCCGCGGGTGCTGCTCATGGACGAGCCGCTGGGAGCACTGGACAAGAAGCTGCGTGACTCACTGCAACTGGAGATCAAGCGCATCCACGGAGAACTCGGCACCACCTTCGTCTACGTCACCCACGACCAGGACGAAGCGCTGGTGCTCTCCGACCGCATCGCGGTGTTCAACAAGGCGCGGATCGAACAGATCGGCTCACCGACCGATCTCTACGAGCACCCGAAAAGCATCTTCGTAGCCCGATTCCTCGGTGAGTCGTCGCTGTTGTACGGAAAGCTCGAGGATGGCCGCGCGGTGAATGCCTATGGCCGGCGTATCGAGGCAGGCCGGGGTGATGCGGCACGCGGTGACGCCGTGGCCGTGGTCGTCCGGCCGGAACGCCTGCGCATCGTCATCGGTGACGCCGAGCCCGATGCGGTCAATGCGGTTCCGGGCACCGTGGTGCAAGAAATCTACCTGGGCAACTCACGCAAGGTCGAGGTCAGCCTGCCCGACGGCACCATCGCGCTGGTCCGGGAAAGCGCCGGCAACATCACCTCAGCTCATGCAGGACAACAGGTTTGGCTGACTTTCGATCCCGACGTCGCGACCATTCTGCCCGCCGACACCTGA